A genomic region of Cannabis sativa cultivar Pink pepper isolate KNU-18-1 chromosome 1, ASM2916894v1, whole genome shotgun sequence contains the following coding sequences:
- the LOC133035769 gene encoding uncharacterized protein LOC133035769: MEQLHGYDLKVDIWSFDITVTELAHGHAPFSRYPPIKVLLMTLQSGPPCVTNLSDDMFSNSFRQMVVSCLIKDHSRLLSAKILLKHSFFGRLASLLPLYVTRDSDAVSGFLIPFSSSDGNGDQSLVLGALLSAVDNLLIIVDL, encoded by the exons ATGGAGCAGCTGCATGGTTATGACTTGAA AGTTGATATCTGGTCTTTTGATATAACTGTAACAGAGCTTGCTCATGGTCATGCTCCTTTCTCAAGATATCCTCCAATAAAA GTACTACTAATGACACTGCAAAGTGGACCTCCTTGCGTTACTAATCTTTCAGATGATATGTTTTCTAAT AGCTTTAGGCAAATGGTTGTTTCTTGCTTGATAAAAGACCATTCAAGGCTCCTTTCTGCAAAAATATTGCTAAAACATTCATTCT ttgGACGGTTGGCGTCTCTATTGCCGTTGTATGTAACTCGAGATAGCGACGCCGTTTCAGGTTTCTTGATTCCTTTCTCTTCCAGTGACGGGAATGGTGACCAG TCTTTGGTATTGGGGGCTCTTCTCAG TGCTGTTGATAATCTCTTGATCATAGTTGATCTCTGA